Proteins encoded in a region of the Raphanus sativus cultivar WK10039 chromosome 8, ASM80110v3, whole genome shotgun sequence genome:
- the LOC108822369 gene encoding uncharacterized protein LOC108822369, producing the protein MDFNQKAHPDCVYSDNPFHECASACLEKIAQGHVKKKTKKQGLKALSFSGSFGRKKNESYPQPLTPLSARPYQNGGGSFGNANSTKVHHAVAVKNKIVSDTNKSFSSSSSDDFFKHKPEKKLSQIIPLSPKKLVDKSKPVSPKPEKQEGKNEADSETTLFNSGDNSDDDDEDEENNNEIGVELDLESVMSDTIVSVGKYRVRSGLAAILRAIIEKHGDIAQNCKLESGSMRSRYLECLSSLMLELKSTPVGKLTKVKVKEMLAVFKDLESVNIEVAWLRLVLEEFARSQEDVESEKERQEGLVKATREELGAQEADLVRMEEEVAKARARIEETRAMMVEMESEWVRMEKIGFKMEKFKGKTFIDELL; encoded by the exons ATGGATTTCAATCAAAAAGCTCATCCGGATTGCGTATACTCAGACAATCCTTTCCATGAATGTGCTTCAGCTTGCCTAGAGAAAATTGCTCAAGGCCATGTCAAGAAGAAGACTAAGAAGCAAG GTTTAAAGGCTCTTAGTTTCTCAGGGAGTTTTGGTAGGAAAAAGAATGAATCATATCCACAACCGCTTACACCGTTATCTGCAAGGCCATATCAAAATGGTGGAGGCAGCTTTGGAAACGCTAATTCAACTAAGGTTCACCATGCAGTTGCTGTGAAGAACAAGATAGTTTCTGATACGAATAAGTCTTTCTCCTCTTCATCATCCGATGATTTCTTTAAGCATAAACCGGAGAAGAAGCTCTCTCAGATCATTCCTCTTTCCCCAAAAAAATTG GTTGATAAAAGCAAACCGGTATCACCTAAACCGGAAAAACAAGAAGGAAAGAATGAAGCAGACAGTGAAACTACATTATTTAATAGTGGTGATaacagtgatgatgatgatgaagatgaagaaaataaCAATGAAATTGGAGTAGAGCTCGATCTTGAGTCAGTAATGTCTGACACTATCGTCTCTGTCGGGAAATACAGAGTGAGATCGGGTTTGGCAGCAATCCTAAGAGCTATCATCGAGAAACATGGAGACATTGCTCAGAACTGTAAGCTGGAGTCGGGATCAATGCGGTCTCGTTACCTCGAGTGTTTATCTTCGTTGATGCTAGAACTTAAGTCAACCCCGGTCGGGAAGTTGACCAAAGTCAAAGTCAAGGAGATGTTGGCTGTTTTTAAAGACTTGGAGTCGGTGAACATCGAAGTGGCTTGGCTGCGTTTGGTTCTTGAGGAGTTTGCACGGTCTCAAGAAGATGTAGAGAGTGAAAAAGAGAGGCAAGAGGGTTTAGTGAAAGCTACGAGAGAAGAGCTTGGAGCTCAAGAAGCAGATTTGGTTCGGATGGAGGAGGAAGTGGCCAAAGCGAGGGCCCGGATCGAGGAGACACGGGCCATGATGGTTGAGATGGAGAGTGAATGGGTGAGGATGGAGAAAATAGGATTCAAAATGGAGAAATTTAAAGGTAAAACGTTTATAGATGAGCTTCTGTGA
- the LOC108819451 gene encoding acetylserotonin O-methyltransferase encodes MEESKRNLVDEEAKASLDIWKYVFGFADIAAAKCAIDLKIPEAIENHPSSQPVTLAELSSTVSASPSHLRRIMRFLVHQGIFKEVPLKDGLATGYTNTPLSRRMMITKRDGKSLAPFVLFETSREMLAPWLNLSSVVSSSVNGSHPPPFDAVHNKDVWALAEDNPCFSEMINEAMACDTRRVVPRVAQACHDLFDSVATVVDVGGGNGEAMGILVKEFPWIKGFNFDLPHVIDVAQGLDGVANVGGDMFDSVPKCDAVFIKWVLHDWGDKDCIKILKNCKEAVPENVGKVFIVESVIRENKKTTIVEERDEKLEHVRLMLDMVMMAHTSTGKERTLKEWNFVLNEAGFARYEVRDIDDVQCVIIAYRS; translated from the exons ATGGAAGAAAGTAAAAGAAACTTAGTAGATGAAGAAGCTAAAGCATCTCTAGACATATGGAAATATGTCTTTGGGTTTGCAGATATAGCAGCTGCAAAGTGTGCCATCGATCTTAAGATACCAGAAGCCATTGAAAACCATCCTTCCTCACAGCCCGTGACATTAGCTGAGCTCTCCTCCACAGTCTCCGCCTCTCCATCACATCTTCGTCGTATAATGAGGTTTCTTGTGCACCAAGGAATCTTCAAAGAAGTCCCCTTAAAAGATGGTCTAGCCACAGGCTACACTAACACGCCACTCTCTCGCCGTATGATGATCACAAAACGTGACGGCAAGTCTCTAGCTCCTTTTGTTCTCTTCGAGACAAGTCGCGAGATGCTGGCTCCGTGGTTAAACCTGAGCTCAGTTGTCTCTTCTTCGGTCAACGGTTCACATCCACCACCGTTTGATGCTGTGCACAATAAGGACGTGTGGGCTTTAGCGGAGGATAATCCGTGCTTTAGTGAGATGATCAATGAGGCCATGGCTTGTGACACAAGGCGAGTGGTACCACGTGTTGCCCAAGCTTGTCACGACTTGTTTGACAGCGTGGCTACAGTGGTGGATGTAGGAGGTGGTAACGGAGAGGCGATGGGAATATTGGTGAAGGAGTTTCCTTGGATCAAAGGATTTAACTTCGATCTTCCTCATGTTATCGACGTAGCTCAGGGGTTGGATGGTGTTGCGAATGTTGGAGGCGATATGTTTGATTCTGTTCCAAAATGTGACGCCGTCTTCATCAAG TGGGTATTACATGATTGGGGAGACAAAGATTGCATAAAGATATTGAAGAATTGCAAAGAAGCGGTCCCAGAAAATGTCGGAAAAGTGTTTATAGTGGAATCTGTAATCAGAGAGAATAAAAAGACGACGATAGTGGAAGAAAGAGATGAGAAATTAGAGCATGTCAGATTGATGCTTGATATGGTGATGATGGCTCACACAAGCACCGGCAAAGAAAGGACTCTGAAAGAATGGAACTTTGTTCTTAACGAAGCTGGTTTCGCTCGATATGAAGTTAGGGACATTGATGATGTTCAGTGTGTTATCATCGCGTATCGGTCTTAA